TGTCTGCAGATTGCAAGATACGAATTCCCTGCTCGGACAATGCTGTCACAATTCGTGAAGCCACACCAGGAACACCCTGCATTCCTGCACCTACAACCGAAACCTTTGCGCACTCTCTTTCAACCAGTGGATCGTGACCCAGGCCCTTTAGAATACTAATCGCTTTATCAGTCATTTCTTCCGTAACCGTGTAGTTGACGCCATTTGGATATATATTGATAAAGTCGACGCTGATCCCCTGGTTTGCCATCGCTTTAAAGACCTCAGACTGAAGATCATATTGATCTTTCTTCGCAAGAACCTTTATTTGAGTCACATTGGATACGTGGGCAATTCCTGTTACGGAGCGCTCTTTAATATCTGTCCCGCGCCTGTTCTTATTCAAAGTTGTGACAAGTGTTCCGAGACTATCGGAGTATGTTGAGCGGATTCTGATCGGAATCTTGGCCTGCATGGCAATTTCGACAGCACGAGGGTGAATAACCTTAGCACCCTGATACGCCATATTGCAGACTTCCGTATAAGTGACAACTGATAATGGGCGTGCATTTTCGGCTATGCGCGGATCAGCAGTCATGATGCCTTCCACATCAGTAAAGATATCAATCCACTCGGCATTTAGGGCTGCGCCAAGAGCCGCTGCGGAGGTATCACTGCCGCCCCTTCCGATCGTTGTGACATCACCGGTTTTAGAAGAACCCTGAAAACCTGCAACGACGATGACATCTTGATTCTCAAGCTCTTTCAATAGTCTGTCGCACTTCATATCGATAATTTTTGCATTTGTATGATCATTATTTGTTCTAAATCCTGCCTGTGCCCCTGTTAAAGCTGCTGCTGTGATTCCATGTTCATTCAGCATGTTTGAAAAAACGACACTTGAGATGACTTCACCGCAGGATAAAAGCAGATCCGTTTCGCGTTTGCTGATCTTGCTGTTATTGCCTTCTACAAGCGAAAGCAGTGTGTCTGTTGCATAAGGATCGCCTTTTCGGCCCATCGCTGAAACAACAACAACAACCTTATATCCGTCAGCCAGCGCTTTTTTTATGTGCTTAAGCGCATGTTCGCGGCTATTTTCATCGCGAACTGATGTGCCTCCATATTTTTGAACGATGATATTCATTAAAACACCTCTAACCTCTCAACATAAAGAGAATACGTTAACTATTTCACTATTCCAAGTTTAATTAAGCTTTCGGCGATCTGCACGGAATTCCATGCAGCCCCTTTAAGAAGATTATCAGAAACCACCCACATATGGAAGCCTTTATCCTCATCCAAATCTTTGCGGATACGGCCGACAAACACATCATTTTTACCGACACAATCAGCAGGCATTGGGTAAATCTGATTATCCGGATCATCCTGCAGGACAACACCTGGTGCACTTTCAAGAAGGCTCTTTATTTCATTTGCAGCAACGCCGTCTGTATCCACTTCAAAATAAAGGGACTCTGAGTGTCCGGTTGCCACCGGGAGACGCACACATGTAGCAGCCACTTGCAGCCCTGGCATATGCATGATTTTCTTTGTCTCATTGATCATTTTCATTTCTTCAAAAGTGTAGCCATTATCCTGAAACTTATCAATTTGCGGAATCGCATTGAAAGCAATCTGATAGTGTTTTTTATCGCTCTTAACAGGAAGAATTGCAGGCTCATACTCTTCATTATTTATAATGGCTTTTGTCTGCTCATTCAGCTCTTGAACTGCAG
This window of the Cytobacillus pseudoceanisediminis genome carries:
- the dapG gene encoding aspartate kinase, which produces MNIIVQKYGGTSVRDENSREHALKHIKKALADGYKVVVVVSAMGRKGDPYATDTLLSLVEGNNSKISKRETDLLLSCGEVISSVVFSNMLNEHGITAAALTGAQAGFRTNNDHTNAKIIDMKCDRLLKELENQDVIVVAGFQGSSKTGDVTTIGRGGSDTSAAALGAALNAEWIDIFTDVEGIMTADPRIAENARPLSVVTYTEVCNMAYQGAKVIHPRAVEIAMQAKIPIRIRSTYSDSLGTLVTTLNKNRRGTDIKERSVTGIAHVSNVTQIKVLAKKDQYDLQSEVFKAMANQGISVDFINIYPNGVNYTVTEEMTDKAISILKGLGHDPLVERECAKVSVVGAGMQGVPGVASRIVTALSEQGIRILQSADSHTTIWVLVKQADLIKSVNALHDAFRLEEDLAEYERTDI
- the asd gene encoding aspartate-semialdehyde dehydrogenase — its product is MEQKKGFHVAVVGATGAVGQQMIQTLENREFPISELTLLSSARSAGSKVTFNGQEYTVQEAKPESFKGVDIALFSAGGSVSKELAPHAVEHGAIVVDNTSAFRMDPNVPLVVPEVNEDDLHTHNGIIANPNCSTIQMVVALKPVKEKYGLKKVIVSTYQAVSGSGAAAVQELNEQTKAIINNEEYEPAILPVKSDKKHYQIAFNAIPQIDKFQDNGYTFEEMKMINETKKIMHMPGLQVAATCVRLPVATGHSESLYFEVDTDGVAANEIKSLLESAPGVVLQDDPDNQIYPMPADCVGKNDVFVGRIRKDLDEDKGFHMWVVSDNLLKGAAWNSVQIAESLIKLGIVK